The genome window TTCTCCCACATCTTGCCTCAGCTTATTCCCAGCACCTGGACAATGAGATCAGTCACAGCAGCTACTTGGGCACCGACTACCCCACAGCCATGACCCCCACTTCCCCTCGGCGCTACTCCCCAGTGGCCAAGGACCTGCTAGGGGAGGAGGACATTCCCCGAGAACCGAGGCGGATTGTGATCCACCGGGGCTCCACGGGCCTGGGCTTTAACATTGTGGGCGGCGAGGACGGTGAAGGCATCTTCATCTCCTTTATCCTGGCCGGGGGCCCTGCAGACCTCAGCGGGGAGCTGCGGAAGGGCGACCAGATCCTCTCGGTGAGGGCACCAGCCCTTCCCCTGGGTGGAGCCCAGAGCTCTTGGGCAGGGGCTCGGGTAGGCTGGAGCCTGGTTCCCTGCTCCAGAGACTCAGCCTCTCCTCTCTCTAGGTCAATGGTGTTGACCTCCGCAATGCCAGCCACGAGCAGGCTGCCATTGCCCTGAAGAATGCAGGCCAGACAGTCACGATCATCGCTCAGTATAAACCAGAAGGTACCAGGCCTCAAGTTACCCATCCTGTTGAAGGAGATGGTCCTCAGGACTCTGGCTCTTCAGCTTGTGGCTTCACTGGGGGCAAGGTGGGGTAGCAGTAGGATGGGGCCAGAGCTCAGGGACCATCTTGTCCTTCTTCAGAGTACAGCCGATTCGAGGCCAAGATCCACGACCTTCGGGAACAGCTCATGAACAGCAGCCTGGGTTCAGGGACTGCCTCCCTGCGGAGCAACCCCAAAAGGGGTTTCTATATCAGGTCAGTTGCTTCCTGCTGggctcattttctttctgtgcccACTTGCTCCCCAGCTATCAATTCCCGTAAACCCTGCCCAGTTCCCACTTCCCCCAGGCCTGACACTCAGCTGCTGTTCTTGGGCTCGGCTGCGCAGGTTAGCATTTTGAAATACTCCATATCAATTGGAAATCAGTCTGCCTCACATATCCCTACAGCCTTCCAGCCCCTGGTCATCCTGGCATTTCCCCTAGGATCCCAGGTTGCCCTCCAATTTGGTAACTCAAAGGTTAATGCCCAGCAGAGCAGGGAATCTCTAGGCTATTTGGAATATTGCCCCAGCATGTATATCCGAGGGGGAAGCCCAAGGGAGCCAAGGGAGGCGGACCACAGCTCCCTGGCTCCCAGATGTAGGCactgcatctctgcctctgcctccctgctGTGTCTCTGTCATGTCCTCCCTGCTTTGTAGGTGTCTCAAAGCTGTCCGTTCTGGCCTGACTTTTCTCTGGAGGTCCCGACCTGCAGTTCTGGCCACCTTTCTGGACATGTCCACTGGGATGTCTCACAGGCATTGCACACTCAACACATCCCAGTCTGAGCTCATCTTTCTCTCCCACGTGCTCAGTCTCTCTGTCTTGCCAAATCAGTATTCTCTCTCTCGCTGAATGCATCACCAGTTGCCTTGAACTTGGCTCAGGTTGGAGCCTCCCTCAGCCCTTCCCTCCCTGTTGGGGTCCATTTTGCTCCCAGGGTCAGTCAGTTCTGACTCCTGAGGATGCTGGATGACCCTGGagtctcttcctctctttctagTGCCATGGCTCTGCTCTGCATCTTGTCCTGACCCCAGAAGTTGTGACATACTGACAGGAGTTTGGTATTAATAAGGGTAGCCTGGATTGCAAAGaatgatctttttctttcttatgggttTGAGCAGATTCCAGCTTACCCCTGTGACTGCAACATGTATGTATATTGCAGGCTGATCTCAGGAAGGTGTTGTTCTAGATCGTACTCTAGAAATTACACCAAAGCCATAGCCTTTCTGATCCCTGACACAGCGTGGACTCAATAACGGTTAATAGTTGTGGTGATTATGAGTTAGAGTTGAGTTTTTGGTCTCCACACAGTTTTGGGGTTCCTCAAAATCCATGGCACCTGGAGGAGAGACACCAACACTGTGCTTTGGGTAGACCATTGGCCCAGAACCTCCAGGCCGGGCTCAGGGTGGCCAAAGTCCTCAGCCAGACCCTGATCAATGGCTGCCTGCTCTCCAGGGCCCTGTTTGATTACGACAAGACCAAGGACTGTGGCTTCCTGAGCCAGGCCTTGAGCTTCCGCTTTGGGGATGTGCTGCATGTAATTGATGCCAGCGATGAAGAGTGGTGGCAGGCACGGCGGGTCCACTCTGACAGCGAGACCGATGACATCGGCTTTATCCCCAGCAAGCGGCGGTGAGGCTCCCAGGGCCTGCAGCCCTCCTGCTATAGGCCCCAAAGTTCCAAAGGTCCCCAGGGTGGGCAGCCAACAAGACATGTGTCTGCCCTTGTCTTCTTGTGGGGTCTCTCTGCTGGGCCATCCTGGGCACAAAGACTCCCATGAGCCTTTGGGacagacatgtcatttatgagCACAAGGACCCAAGGGCTGCTAGGACATGGGGTTACCAGTAGgccttgggggtgggggctctAGGGCCCCTCACTGGGAATCTCCTGACCCTCCCATCCATTCATGTTTCCTACAGGGTTGAGCGACGGGAGTGGTCAAGGTTAAAGGCCAAGGTAGGTAGAGGAGGTGGTGAGCTTGGGTGGAAGAGTGGGGTCCTCATGGGCTGAACTAACCAGCGACATGGCCTGTGCTTTCTTCCTAGGACTGGGGCTCCAGCTCTGGATCACAGGGTAGGTGGAGTTAGTTTGGGAAATGTGGGGTGAGAGGAGCCCTGAGTGTCTCTTCAAAGCCTCAGGAAGGCAGCACAGGCCCCGAGTCCCTGCTTTGGAGTCCCTCACACACTTCTGGTCTCCCCTAGGTCGAGAAGACTCTGTTCTGAGCTACGAGACAGTGACGCAGATGGAAGGTGAGCCCGGACCCTGGCTTGGCCCCCGCCcctcctgctccctggctgtgTTCTCTGCCTGAGCTGGCTCTCTCTCCTCAGTGCACTATGCTCGCCCCATCATCATCCTTGGGCCCACCAAGGACCGTGCCAATGATGATCTTCTCTCCGAGTTCCCCGACAAATTCGGATCCTGTGTTCCCCGTGAGTGCTGGGGTCTTGCGTGGAGGTGGGAGATAGGGTGGGGCCCCTGGGGGTCAGGGCAGAGCTGCCTGGGCATTGGGGTACAGGGGGTACAGGGATTATCTGAGAAGGGGTGCTTCCCAGCCACCTTTGTGTTCCACAGTAGCCACTCCAGGCCAGAAACATGGAGGACCCAGGGGGAGCTGGGAGAGGTAGCCCTATCCCTCCTCGGCCTTGGTTTCCCCAGCAGCCCCCTTCACTGAAGGACCTGAGGGGTACTGCTGGGGGTCGACACAGTCAGGTTATAAGCTGGAGAGACGGAGGTTAGATCTTGGGGGTGGGGTGACTTCCTGGCAGACACAACACGGCCCAAGCGGGAGTACGAGATGGACGGCCGGGATTACCATTTTGTGTCGTCCCGGGAGAAAATGGAGAAGGACATTCAGGCGCACAAGTTCATTGAGGCCGGCCAGTACAACAGCCATCTGTACGGAACCAGCGTGCAGTCCGTGCGGGAGGTGGCAGAGCAGGTAGGGCCCGGTGGCGCCCTggtcctcttcctcccctccccacccccatcgcCTCCCCCAGCTCTCTctaactctctttctctctgcctctttccctgcTGGGTCTTGCCTCCCCCCtccacctccttctcctcctcttggGTGACTCTGCCCTACCGCCTGCTCTCCTATGcctgctcccccttcctccttccctcccttgctgcctgtccCCGCAC of Manis javanica isolate MJ-LG chromosome 4, MJ_LKY, whole genome shotgun sequence contains these proteins:
- the DLG4 gene encoding disks large homolog 4 isoform X8; this encodes MPVLELQVNGTEGEMEYEEITLERGNSGLGFSIAGGTDNPHIGDDPSIFITKIIPGGAAAQDGRLRVNDSILFVNEVDVREVTHSAAVEALKEAGSIVRLYVMRRKPPAEKLMEIKLIKGPKGLGFSIAGGVGNQHIPGDNSIYVTKIIEGGAAHKDGRLQIGDKILAVNSVGLEDVMHEDAVAALKNTYDVVYLKVAKPSNAYLSDSYAPPDITTSYSQHLDNEISHSSYLGTDYPTAMTPTSPRRYSPVAKDLLGEEDIPREPRRIVIHRGSTGLGFNIVGGEDGEGIFISFILAGGPADLSGELRKGDQILSVNGVDLRNASHEQAAIALKNAGQTVTIIAQYKPEEYSRFEAKIHDLREQLMNSSLGSGTASLRSNPKRGFYIRALFDYDKTKDCGFLSQALSFRFGDVLHVIDASDEEWWQARRVHSDSETDDIGFIPSKRRVERREWSRLKAKDWGSSSGSQGREDSVLSYETVTQMEVHYARPIIILGPTKDRANDDLLSEFPDKFGSCVPHTTRPKREYEMDGRDYHFVSSREKMEKDIQAHKFIEAGQYNSHLYGTSVQSVREVAEQGKHCILDVSANAVRRLQAAHLHPIAIFIRPRSLENVLEINKRITEEQARKAFDRATKLEQEFTECFSAIVEGDSFEEIYHKVKRVIEDLSGPYIWVPARERL
- the DLG4 gene encoding disks large homolog 4 isoform X6; the protein is MDCLCIVTTKANSPPVIVNTDTLEAPGYELQVNGTEGEMEYEEITLERGNSGLGFSIAGGTDNPHIGDDPSIFITKIIPGGAAAQDGRLRVNDSILFVNEVDVREVTHSAAVEALKEAGSIVRLYVMRRKPPAEKLMEIKLIKGPKGLGFSIAGGVGNQHIPGDNSIYVTKIIEGGAAHKDGRLQIGDKILAVNSVGLEDVMHEDAVAALKNTYDVVYLKVAKPSNAYLSDSYAPPDITTSYSQHLDNEISHSSYLGTDYPTAMTPTSPRRYSPVAKDLLGEEDIPREPRRIVIHRGSTGLGFNIVGGEDGEGIFISFILAGGPADLSGELRKGDQILSVNGVDLRNASHEQAAIALKNAGQTVTIIAQYKPEEYSRFEAKIHDLREQLMNSSLGSGTASLRSNPKRGFYIRALFDYDKTKDCGFLSQALSFRFGDVLHVIDASDEEWWQARRVHSDSETDDIGFIPSKRRVERREWSRLKAKDWGSSSGSQGREDSVLSYETVTQMEVHYARPIIILGPTKDRANDDLLSEFPDKFGSCVPHTTRPKREYEMDGRDYHFVSSREKMEKDIQAHKFIEAGQYNSHLYGTSVQSVREVAEQGKHCILDVSANAVRRLQAAHLHPIAIFIRPRSLENVLEINKRITEEQARKAFDRATKLEQEFTECFSAIVEGDSFEEIYHKVKRVIEDLSGPYIWVPARERL
- the DLG4 gene encoding disks large homolog 4 isoform X5 gives rise to the protein MLSLLQSWEGLVSETFHAPGHFPSSSSANSPPVIVNTDTLEAPGYELQVNGTEGEMEYEEITLERGNSGLGFSIAGGTDNPHIGDDPSIFITKIIPGGAAAQDGRLRVNDSILFVNEVDVREVTHSAAVEALKEAGSIVRLYVMRRKPPAEKLMEIKLIKGPKGLGFSIAGGVGNQHIPGDNSIYVTKIIEGGAAHKDGRLQIGDKILAVNSVGLEDVMHEDAVAALKNTYDVVYLKVAKPSNAYLSDSYAPPDITTSYSQHLDNEISHSSYLGTDYPTAMTPTSPRRYSPVAKDLLGEEDIPREPRRIVIHRGSTGLGFNIVGGEDGEGIFISFILAGGPADLSGELRKGDQILSVNGVDLRNASHEQAAIALKNAGQTVTIIAQYKPEEYSRFEAKIHDLREQLMNSSLGSGTASLRSNPKRGFYIRALFDYDKTKDCGFLSQALSFRFGDVLHVIDASDEEWWQARRVHSDSETDDIGFIPSKRRVERREWSRLKAKDWGSSSGSQGREDSVLSYETVTQMEVHYARPIIILGPTKDRANDDLLSEFPDKFGSCVPHTTRPKREYEMDGRDYHFVSSREKMEKDIQAHKFIEAGQYNSHLYGTSVQSVREVAEQGKHCILDVSANAVRRLQAAHLHPIAIFIRPRSLENVLEINKRITEEQARKAFDRATKLEQEFTECFSAIVEGDSFEEIYHKVKRVIEDLSGPYIWVPARERL
- the DLG4 gene encoding disks large homolog 4 isoform X7, giving the protein MDCLCIVTTKANSPPVIVNTDTLEAPGYVNGTEGEMEYEEITLERGNSGLGFSIAGGTDNPHIGDDPSIFITKIIPGGAAAQDGRLRVNDSILFVNEVDVREVTHSAAVEALKEAGSIVRLYVMRRKPPAEKLMEIKLIKGPKGLGFSIAGGVGNQHIPGDNSIYVTKIIEGGAAHKDGRLQIGDKILAVNSVGLEDVMHEDAVAALKNTYDVVYLKVAKPSNAYLSDSYAPPDITTSYSQHLDNEISHSSYLGTDYPTAMTPTSPRRYSPVAKDLLGEEDIPREPRRIVIHRGSTGLGFNIVGGEDGEGIFISFILAGGPADLSGELRKGDQILSVNGVDLRNASHEQAAIALKNAGQTVTIIAQYKPEEYSRFEAKIHDLREQLMNSSLGSGTASLRSNPKRGFYIRALFDYDKTKDCGFLSQALSFRFGDVLHVIDASDEEWWQARRVHSDSETDDIGFIPSKRRVERREWSRLKAKDWGSSSGSQGREDSVLSYETVTQMEVHYARPIIILGPTKDRANDDLLSEFPDKFGSCVPHTTRPKREYEMDGRDYHFVSSREKMEKDIQAHKFIEAGQYNSHLYGTSVQSVREVAEQGKHCILDVSANAVRRLQAAHLHPIAIFIRPRSLENVLEINKRITEEQARKAFDRATKLEQEFTECFSAIVEGDSFEEIYHKVKRVIEDLSGPYIWVPARERL